The proteins below are encoded in one region of Polynucleobacter sp. AP-Elch-400A-B2:
- a CDS encoding disulfide bond formation protein B: MSKQSFSSLAGLGNQLALAVIIGMLSYAFVDQLYFGALPCPLCLMQRMGFIIIGFALVLNIRCGAHSAHYGWGIIGGLVGMMVSLRQVLLHVLPGDKGFGVTFLELHFYTWAFLAYLGLIAGLAILLMLPNRDVRSRSLCANTLIILFIVLVFANLASTLLECGIGSCTDDPVKYEGWIWLRTRFGF; the protein is encoded by the coding sequence ATGAGTAAGCAATCTTTTTCTTCTTTGGCGGGTCTTGGCAACCAGCTGGCTTTAGCTGTGATTATTGGCATGTTGTCTTATGCCTTTGTCGACCAACTGTATTTCGGTGCATTGCCATGCCCACTCTGTCTTATGCAGCGTATGGGTTTTATCATTATCGGCTTTGCACTAGTGCTCAATATTCGTTGTGGAGCGCATTCCGCTCATTACGGCTGGGGCATTATTGGCGGATTGGTTGGCATGATGGTTTCATTGCGCCAGGTACTCTTGCATGTGTTGCCGGGAGATAAAGGATTTGGAGTAACCTTTTTAGAGCTGCACTTTTATACCTGGGCTTTTCTGGCTTACCTTGGCCTCATTGCAGGATTAGCAATTTTATTGATGTTACCTAACCGAGACGTGCGCTCACGATCACTGTGTGCCAATACATTAATTATTCTATTTATTGTTTTAGTCTTTGCTAACTTAGCTTCCACTCTGTTGGAGTGTGGCATTGGCTCTTGTACTGACGATCCCGTTAAATATGAGGGATGGATTTGGTTGCGTACGCGTTTTGGTTTTTAA
- a CDS encoding MATE family efflux transporter, translating to MLHFKFSRLREDIPSLLKLAGPLLIGQLAVIAFGVLDTAMTARYSADDLAALAMASAIFISIYVGLTGVISALAPIAGQLFGAERFDEIGEEVRQATWLALGLTFLGTAILLNADYLLQISRVTPDIEGKARLYLNILAIGLPASMAMRVLMALHNAVSRPTVITVVQLIGLGLKLPLNLLFIYGGFGIEGMGGPGCAVATVIISWFWLIITLGFVLFDNFYKPFKIFARFSWPDWHRIWTLLKLGAPIGFSYLIEVTSFTFMSLFIARLGTTALAGHQIVANMGTVIYMVPLSLSIATMTLVSQSIGADKQERAEEIGWSSVFFTTTLCVFIGVMVWIFRVTLLDLYDPPEEVKVFSIPLFLFIAFYQLFDALQVTAAFILRAYRIAFWPMLIYAGSLWGVGLGGGYLMGFNVFGNTPEFLQGANGFWAGNSISLGLAALLLLYLFRRTAARFEKTHPPVEV from the coding sequence GTGCTGCACTTTAAATTTTCGCGTTTGCGCGAGGATATTCCCTCCCTCCTAAAACTCGCTGGTCCATTACTGATTGGTCAGTTAGCAGTCATTGCCTTTGGTGTTTTAGATACTGCGATGACTGCGCGCTATTCTGCCGATGACTTAGCTGCTTTGGCGATGGCTTCCGCTATCTTTATCAGCATCTATGTTGGCCTTACCGGCGTGATCTCTGCCCTCGCCCCAATTGCTGGCCAACTCTTTGGTGCTGAGCGTTTTGACGAGATTGGTGAAGAAGTGCGTCAAGCCACCTGGCTCGCTCTTGGTCTCACCTTCTTAGGTACGGCAATCTTGCTCAATGCAGATTACTTGCTACAAATCTCTCGGGTAACGCCAGACATAGAGGGCAAGGCTAGGCTCTATCTGAATATCCTCGCGATTGGTTTACCCGCCAGTATGGCCATGCGCGTGCTCATGGCGCTTCACAATGCTGTGTCAAGACCAACCGTCATTACGGTAGTGCAACTGATTGGTTTGGGCTTAAAACTACCACTCAATCTCTTATTTATTTATGGCGGCTTTGGCATTGAGGGTATGGGCGGCCCAGGTTGCGCAGTAGCCACTGTCATCATCAGCTGGTTCTGGCTCATCATCACTCTGGGCTTTGTACTCTTTGATAATTTCTATAAGCCGTTCAAAATCTTTGCACGCTTTAGCTGGCCTGACTGGCATCGCATCTGGACTCTCCTGAAATTGGGTGCGCCAATTGGTTTTAGTTATCTAATTGAAGTGACCTCCTTCACCTTCATGTCGCTCTTTATTGCGCGTCTGGGTACCACCGCTCTAGCAGGCCATCAAATTGTGGCCAATATGGGAACGGTAATTTACATGGTGCCTTTGTCCTTATCGATTGCTACGATGACCCTAGTATCCCAATCGATTGGCGCAGATAAACAAGAACGTGCAGAAGAAATTGGCTGGTCATCTGTTTTCTTCACGACGACCTTGTGCGTTTTTATTGGTGTGATGGTATGGATTTTTAGAGTGACCTTGCTAGATCTTTACGACCCACCAGAAGAGGTGAAGGTATTTTCTATTCCACTCTTTTTGTTTATTGCTTTTTACCAACTCTTTGATGCTCTGCAAGTGACTGCCGCATTTATTCTGCGCGCCTATCGTATTGCCTTTTGGCCTATGCTGATTTATGCAGGTTCACTGTGGGGTGTTGGTTTAGGCGGCGGATACTTGATGGGCTTTAATGTCTTTGGCAATACCCCGGAGTTTTTACAAGGAGCCAATGGCTTTTGGGCTGGTAATAGCATCAGCTTAGGATTAGCTGCGCTCTTATTGCTTTACCTCTTTAGAAGAACGGCGGCACGCTTTGAGAAAACGCATCCGCCAGTTGAGGTTTAA
- a CDS encoding DUF5993 family protein — protein MYMFLPFLTAFIGLVLVWFEKRLAGLFVLAITVGILIFWFRIHANSHLNLNF, from the coding sequence ATGTATATGTTTCTACCTTTTCTGACAGCCTTTATCGGTCTTGTCCTTGTATGGTTTGAGAAACGTCTGGCAGGCCTATTTGTACTTGCTATTACTGTCGGCATTTTGATATTCTGGTTCCGTATTCATGCCAACAGTCATCTCAATCTCAATTTCTAA
- a CDS encoding enoyl-CoA hydratase/isomerase family protein: MKSNPPCIDLKLDGSIARITFNNPATRNALTWPMYEELKRICDAIANTPEIRVAIFRGAGDKAFVSGSDIQQFVDLQKDEAYEVAVDAIFHPLQHLPIPTIALIEGLAVGSGLLIATACDFRISVDDARFGIPIAKTLGNCLSPSNLSWIAYHLGVPMVKRMLLSAELIKAPELLSSGYLYQTTSPDAITEVTEVLASKLAALAPITQKASKLTLARLMESNLPDCTELMRETYNSVDFKEGVNAFLKGRPPQWLGK; encoded by the coding sequence ATGAAATCCAACCCACCTTGTATTGACCTAAAGCTGGATGGGTCTATTGCCCGAATCACCTTCAATAATCCTGCTACACGCAATGCCTTAACGTGGCCTATGTATGAAGAACTCAAGAGAATTTGCGATGCGATAGCTAATACGCCAGAGATCAGGGTGGCTATTTTTAGGGGTGCCGGTGACAAAGCCTTTGTATCAGGCAGCGACATACAGCAATTTGTAGATCTTCAAAAAGATGAGGCCTATGAAGTTGCGGTGGATGCTATTTTTCACCCTCTCCAACATTTGCCGATTCCGACAATTGCACTCATCGAAGGATTGGCAGTGGGCAGTGGCTTACTCATTGCCACTGCATGTGATTTCAGAATATCGGTTGATGATGCGCGCTTTGGTATTCCAATTGCAAAAACTTTAGGTAACTGTCTATCGCCTAGCAATCTATCTTGGATCGCTTATCACTTGGGCGTGCCAATGGTGAAGCGCATGCTACTGAGTGCAGAGCTCATTAAAGCGCCTGAGTTACTGAGCTCAGGCTACCTCTACCAGACTACTTCACCTGATGCCATTACAGAAGTAACTGAAGTCTTGGCTAGCAAACTAGCAGCGCTTGCACCAATTACGCAAAAGGCAAGCAAACTCACTTTAGCGCGCTTGATGGAGAGTAACTTACCGGATTGCACTGAACTTATGAGAGAGACGTACAACAGCGTTGACTTCAAAGAAGGAGTGAATGCCTTCCTTAAAGGACGCCCACCTCAGTGGCTTGGTAAGTAA
- a CDS encoding tripartite tricarboxylate transporter substrate binding protein — protein MKYLVALLFCLGLTGPATSQIIKTDTAWPKQAIKIVVTFTPGGAPDILARVLAESWQKSLGVPVLVENRPGYGGNIGADLVAKSEPDGYTLLIGTVGIHAINGALYDKLSFHPINDFTPISFLASTPNVLVVNKKLGVNNLHELIELAKAKPNELTFGSSGVGTSLHMSGELFKEMTGVQIRHIPYKGRAQSLPDLLSGRISMLFDNLSSSLPLIKAGEVQALGVTTQKRSPAAPEILTMAEQGLPGFEATSWFSLMAPANLPPALQKRLNTLTRQTLNHTEVKNKLRASGLEPAPGSTQELNKLIQSETNKWGRVIYKSGAKLE, from the coding sequence GTGAAGTATCTTGTAGCTCTGCTTTTTTGCTTAGGCCTTACTGGCCCTGCCACATCCCAAATAATCAAAACCGATACTGCTTGGCCTAAACAGGCTATCAAAATAGTGGTGACCTTTACGCCCGGTGGAGCCCCCGATATTTTGGCGCGTGTACTGGCTGAGAGCTGGCAAAAAAGTCTTGGTGTGCCAGTACTAGTAGAAAATCGTCCCGGCTACGGTGGCAATATTGGCGCTGACCTTGTGGCAAAGAGTGAGCCTGATGGCTACACACTCCTCATCGGTACGGTGGGCATCCATGCAATCAACGGCGCTCTTTATGACAAGTTGTCTTTTCATCCGATCAACGATTTCACGCCCATTAGTTTTTTGGCGAGTACGCCCAATGTATTGGTGGTGAACAAGAAGTTAGGCGTCAACAATCTCCATGAGTTGATTGAGCTCGCCAAAGCTAAGCCTAATGAGTTAACTTTTGGCTCCTCTGGTGTTGGCACTTCATTGCACATGTCTGGCGAACTCTTTAAAGAAATGACGGGTGTGCAAATTCGTCATATTCCATACAAAGGTAGAGCCCAATCCTTGCCCGATCTCCTCAGCGGACGTATTTCTATGCTGTTTGATAACCTGTCTTCATCACTACCTTTAATTAAAGCAGGAGAGGTTCAGGCTTTAGGGGTAACGACCCAAAAACGCTCACCAGCAGCTCCAGAGATTCTGACTATGGCAGAGCAAGGTTTACCTGGATTTGAGGCCACATCGTGGTTTTCTCTCATGGCGCCTGCAAATCTCCCTCCAGCCCTACAAAAGCGTTTAAATACCCTGACTCGCCAAACTCTTAATCACACCGAAGTCAAAAACAAGCTTCGCGCCAGTGGTTTGGAGCCAGCACCAGGAAGCACTCAAGAGCTCAATAAGTTGATTCAGTCCGAGACTAATAAATGGGGTAGGGTTATTTACAAATCAGGCGCAAAATTAGAGTAG
- a CDS encoding glycine zipper family protein: MKRAVLTLAIISSLASLAACVSAPTGPTIAIMPREGKPFEVFQKDDEQCREFAANAIKDTSNAALKEGATSAAIGAALGAAAGAVIQGGSSQNIGTGAGVGLLGGAAMGAMNSSGKQNQAQAQYNIAYQQCMYSKGNQVPSYPSQGGGPNYRPPSSGFKPIQ; encoded by the coding sequence ATGAAACGTGCAGTATTGACTTTGGCCATCATTAGCTCTTTAGCCTCTTTAGCTGCTTGTGTCTCTGCGCCAACTGGCCCAACCATCGCGATCATGCCTCGTGAAGGCAAACCTTTTGAAGTATTTCAGAAGGACGATGAGCAGTGTCGTGAATTTGCTGCAAATGCGATCAAAGATACTAGTAATGCTGCCTTAAAAGAAGGTGCGACCAGTGCTGCTATCGGCGCTGCTTTAGGCGCAGCAGCGGGTGCCGTGATTCAGGGTGGTAGTAGTCAGAACATTGGTACTGGTGCTGGTGTTGGCTTACTGGGCGGCGCAGCGATGGGCGCCATGAATTCTTCGGGCAAACAAAATCAGGCTCAGGCGCAATACAACATCGCTTATCAGCAGTGTATGTACTCCAAAGGCAATCAGGTGCCGAGTTATCCATCCCAGGGAGGTGGCCCTAACTACAGACCTCCAAGCAGTGGATTTAAACCCATTCAGTAA